Proteins found in one Synechococcus sp. LA31 genomic segment:
- a CDS encoding DUF6671 family protein — protein sequence MQAYSGRLICLTTRHNKQRALGLPFQRGLGAELQLCEQDTDRLGTFSGEIPRLSDAEATCRTKALMGMQRTGLILGLASEASFGPHPAMPLLAVGQELLIFLDQERDLCVLEQRLDWRTNYSQHELAADQEPDRWLSQVGFPSHAVIARPAAPIPELLFKGLRSRLALNEAIEQCRAVDPEGRVWLETDMRAHCNPTRMRSIRRLGLSLVRRLRTPCPACGSPGWGLINTKSGLPCSACRTPTELTLAELWGCPSCGARREQPRRDGLLQADPGQCPWCNP from the coding sequence TTGCAGGCCTACAGCGGCCGATTGATCTGTCTCACGACCCGCCATAACAAGCAGCGGGCGTTAGGTCTGCCGTTTCAACGGGGTCTTGGCGCTGAGCTTCAGCTCTGCGAGCAAGACACCGATCGGCTCGGCACCTTCAGCGGAGAGATACCCCGGCTCAGCGATGCCGAGGCCACGTGTCGCACCAAGGCGCTGATGGGCATGCAGCGCACCGGCCTGATACTCGGGCTGGCCAGTGAGGCCAGTTTCGGTCCACACCCGGCGATGCCGCTGCTGGCGGTTGGCCAGGAGTTGCTGATCTTTCTGGATCAGGAGCGTGATCTCTGTGTGTTGGAGCAACGGCTCGACTGGCGCACCAACTACAGCCAGCATGAGCTCGCTGCCGACCAGGAGCCCGATCGCTGGTTAAGCCAGGTGGGTTTCCCTTCCCATGCGGTGATCGCTAGGCCGGCCGCGCCGATTCCCGAGCTGCTCTTCAAGGGTCTGCGCAGCCGTTTGGCCCTGAACGAGGCCATCGAGCAATGCCGTGCTGTTGATCCCGAGGGCCGGGTGTGGCTGGAAACCGACATGCGGGCCCACTGCAATCCCACCCGCATGCGCTCGATCCGTCGCCTGGGGCTGTCCTTGGTTCGCCGGCTGCGAACGCCTTGCCCTGCCTGCGGCAGCCCCGGCTGGGGATTGATCAACACCAAATCCGGCCTGCCTTGCAGCGCGTGCCGCACGCCTACTGAGCTCACCCTTGCCGAACTTTGGGGCTGCCCAAGCTGCGGTGCACGCCGTGAGCAGCCTCGCCGCGATGGCCTGTTGCAGGCCGATCCCGGGCAGTGTCCCTGGTGTAATCCCTAG
- a CDS encoding DUF389 domain-containing protein — MAQPTSLASLEAGFEQEARLDEPFVVLTVAASLIATLGLLADSAAVVIGAMLIAPWILPLRSASFAIIDGRLNLAGKALLTLAVGVTITIALSASLGWLARLPVLGDEVLRRTTPNLLDLGIALVAGSIATYGRLRQEAVSSIAGTAIAVALVPPVCVLGLLLSIQQWEPARGAALLFAANLLGILSGGLLTLVVSQASLRQKLWRSRVGLVSLLLTGLLLIPLTGSFLTLVAQAQRRVALQEVERAITESLRQRTLTLGKDSELTGVTIDWNQNPPLIKAAVSVIKPNLPTPKQVAAVQDFINKQMKFNYRLVVKRVSIDVIGPEAAPNLEPATADEEGPPKPLTPPLPPPPPPVPATEESPAADSKPLLNEN; from the coding sequence ATGGCCCAACCCACCAGCCTCGCTTCTCTGGAGGCCGGTTTCGAGCAGGAGGCTCGCCTCGATGAGCCGTTTGTGGTCCTCACTGTGGCCGCGAGTTTGATCGCCACCCTGGGGCTTCTTGCCGACAGCGCCGCCGTGGTGATCGGAGCGATGTTGATTGCTCCCTGGATCCTGCCGTTGCGCAGTGCCTCCTTCGCGATCATCGATGGGCGGCTCAACCTGGCCGGCAAGGCTCTGCTCACCCTCGCGGTGGGTGTGACCATCACCATCGCGCTCTCCGCCAGCCTCGGCTGGTTGGCTCGCCTTCCGGTGCTGGGGGATGAAGTGCTGCGCCGCACCACCCCCAACCTGCTGGATCTCGGCATTGCTTTGGTGGCGGGATCGATCGCCACCTACGGCCGGCTACGGCAGGAAGCGGTGTCATCCATCGCTGGCACGGCCATTGCCGTGGCCCTGGTCCCGCCAGTGTGCGTGCTCGGCTTGCTCCTCTCGATCCAGCAGTGGGAGCCGGCGCGCGGTGCTGCTTTGCTGTTTGCCGCCAACCTGCTGGGCATCCTTTCGGGGGGGTTGCTCACGCTGGTGGTGAGCCAGGCAAGCTTGCGCCAGAAGCTCTGGCGCAGCCGGGTTGGTTTGGTGAGCCTCCTGCTCACAGGCCTGCTGCTGATTCCGCTCACCGGCAGTTTTCTCACCCTGGTGGCTCAGGCCCAGCGGCGCGTGGCCCTGCAGGAGGTGGAGCGCGCTATCACCGAGAGCCTGCGTCAACGCACGCTCACCCTTGGCAAGGATTCCGAGCTCACGGGCGTCACGATCGACTGGAACCAGAACCCGCCGCTGATCAAGGCGGCGGTGAGTGTGATCAAACCGAACCTGCCTACCCCCAAACAGGTGGCCGCCGTGCAGGATTTCATCAATAAGCAGATGAAGTTCAACTACCGCCTGGTGGTTAAACGGGTCTCGATCGATGTGATTGGTCCCGAAGCTGCTCCCAACTTGGAGCCCGCCACGGCGGATGAAGAGGGCCCGCCTAAACCGCTCACCCCGCCCCTGCCGCCGCCACCACCTCCAGTGCCTGCCACTGAGGAATCCCCTGCTGCGGACAGCAAGCCGTTGTTGAACGAGAATTGA
- a CDS encoding calcium/sodium antiporter — MPYALSGFQIVAGILLLFGGGELFVAGSVSLALLLRIPQIVIGLTVVSLGTSAPELFVSLTSTMQGGAGGDAIAVTNVVGSNIFNVLVVLGASAVVLPLRVKSRLVRRDVPLLLGVSMATWGMASGGRLTWIVGLALLTGMALNLVWEARTASEEVQDGDLSDEALIPWPMAAAKLAAGLALLVLGSQVLVSGAISAAQSLGVSEAVIGLTIVSAGTSMPELVTSLVAAYRGKADLAIGNVVGSNLLNQLLILGTCSLLSGPEGIEVSGLLITRDFPIMVATTLACLPIFWSGGVISRAEGWVLLGLYGLFLVEQVMHTTAYSGLDQFRFVVLAAVVPLVLVFVVWNALEWRQARLRSH; from the coding sequence ATGCCTTACGCCTTGAGTGGCTTCCAGATCGTTGCCGGCATCCTGCTCCTGTTCGGCGGCGGTGAGCTGTTCGTTGCCGGTTCGGTTTCGCTGGCCCTGCTGCTGCGGATCCCTCAGATCGTGATCGGTCTCACGGTGGTGTCGCTGGGGACCAGCGCCCCCGAGCTGTTCGTGAGCCTCACCTCCACGATGCAAGGGGGAGCTGGTGGTGACGCGATCGCCGTGACCAACGTGGTGGGTTCCAACATCTTCAATGTGCTGGTGGTGCTTGGCGCCAGTGCGGTGGTGCTGCCCTTGCGGGTGAAGAGCCGTCTGGTGCGTCGAGATGTTCCTCTGCTGCTTGGGGTCTCGATGGCGACCTGGGGCATGGCCTCCGGTGGGCGGCTCACCTGGATTGTTGGGTTGGCTCTGCTCACCGGTATGGCCCTGAATCTCGTCTGGGAGGCACGCACCGCCTCCGAGGAGGTGCAGGACGGCGACCTCAGCGATGAGGCCCTGATCCCTTGGCCGATGGCCGCTGCCAAGTTGGCTGCAGGTCTGGCTTTGCTGGTGCTGGGGTCGCAGGTGCTCGTGAGCGGGGCGATTAGCGCGGCTCAGAGTTTGGGGGTGAGTGAGGCTGTGATCGGTCTCACGATTGTGTCGGCTGGCACGTCGATGCCAGAACTGGTGACCTCCCTCGTGGCGGCCTATCGGGGTAAAGCCGATCTGGCTATTGGCAATGTGGTGGGCAGTAATTTGCTCAATCAGCTGCTGATCCTGGGGACCTGTTCGCTGTTGTCAGGCCCAGAAGGAATCGAGGTGTCGGGTCTGTTGATCACCCGTGATTTTCCAATCATGGTGGCCACCACCCTGGCCTGCCTCCCGATTTTCTGGAGTGGAGGCGTGATTAGTCGAGCCGAAGGCTGGGTTCTGCTTGGGCTTTACGGCCTGTTCCTGGTCGAACAGGTCATGCACACAACGGCCTATTCCGGTCTCGATCAATTCCGTTTTGTCGTGCTGGCCGCCGTGGTGCCGCTGGTATTGGTGTTTGTGGTGTGGAACGCTCTCGAATGGCGCCAGGCCCGGCTCAGATCACACTGA
- a CDS encoding DUF4278 domain-containing protein, whose translation MTKLHYRGVSYDNATHELPSPQPVDHAYRGQHYDAPLRHEAAVVDADVELQYRGHAYHHRQAEASQQVNQG comes from the coding sequence ATGACCAAACTTCACTACCGCGGCGTCAGCTACGACAACGCCACCCACGAGCTACCCAGCCCCCAACCCGTTGACCACGCCTATCGCGGCCAGCACTACGACGCTCCCCTGCGCCACGAAGCAGCCGTGGTGGATGCCGACGTGGAGCTCCAGTACCGCGGCCACGCCTACCACCACCGCCAAGCCGAAGCCTCCCAGCAGGTGAACCAAGGCTGA
- a CDS encoding ammonium transporter: MTVASPSSRRRPRSLQEASLLEAPELLLRKVRGLSSNRTLTWLACVPIALMGLGLFNLSAHAAELPELNAAFLANNLWLLVATILVIFMNAGFAMVEAGMCRQKNAVNILAKNLFVFALAVTAYWFVGYSLMYGDPVAAGVLYFNGLFFDPTVTPELIAEGGLVPSVDFLFQAAFAGTAATIVSGLVAERVKFGEFVIFALVLTAVIYPISGSWQWNGGWLSELGFIDFAGSSIVHSVGAWAGLVGAMLLGPRIGKFVNGKAQAIPGHNMSIATLGALILWIGWYGFNPGSELAMDQYVPFLAVTTTLGAAGGAIAATIVSTTTSGKPDLTMIINGTLAGLVSVTAGCGNLTLVGSWVAGAVGGIIVVFAVSALDASGIDDPVGAFSVHGVCGVWGTLVIGLWGVDGMDPGAAGIGLLNGGGISQLGTQALGCGAYAIWTLVTCWIAWSVIGAIFGGIRVTESEEVEGLDIGEHGMEAYPDFASAK, from the coding sequence ATGACTGTTGCCTCGCCCTCTTCTCGGCGCCGGCCGAGAAGTTTGCAGGAAGCGAGTTTGTTGGAAGCTCCCGAGCTGCTGCTGCGCAAAGTACGTGGCCTCTCCTCCAACCGCACGCTCACCTGGCTGGCCTGCGTGCCCATCGCCTTGATGGGCCTTGGCCTCTTCAACCTCTCCGCCCATGCGGCTGAGCTGCCCGAGCTCAACGCTGCATTCCTGGCGAACAACCTTTGGCTTCTGGTCGCCACCATCCTGGTGATCTTCATGAACGCCGGCTTCGCCATGGTGGAAGCCGGGATGTGTCGCCAAAAGAATGCGGTCAACATCCTCGCGAAGAACCTCTTCGTGTTTGCCCTGGCCGTGACCGCCTACTGGTTCGTCGGCTATTCCCTGATGTATGGGGATCCTGTGGCTGCAGGCGTTCTCTACTTCAACGGTCTGTTCTTCGATCCAACTGTCACCCCTGAGCTCATCGCTGAGGGCGGATTGGTCCCCAGTGTTGACTTCCTCTTCCAGGCAGCTTTCGCCGGCACCGCAGCCACGATCGTTTCTGGCCTTGTGGCTGAGCGTGTGAAGTTCGGCGAGTTCGTGATCTTCGCTCTCGTTCTCACCGCGGTGATCTACCCGATCTCCGGTTCCTGGCAGTGGAATGGCGGTTGGTTGAGCGAGCTGGGATTCATCGACTTCGCCGGTTCGTCCATCGTTCACTCTGTTGGCGCATGGGCCGGTCTGGTGGGCGCCATGTTGCTTGGCCCCCGCATCGGCAAGTTCGTCAACGGCAAGGCCCAGGCCATCCCCGGCCACAACATGTCGATTGCCACCCTGGGTGCTCTGATCCTTTGGATCGGTTGGTATGGCTTCAACCCTGGCTCTGAGCTGGCCATGGACCAGTACGTGCCTTTCCTGGCCGTCACCACCACCCTGGGTGCTGCCGGCGGTGCCATCGCCGCCACCATCGTGTCGACGACAACATCCGGCAAGCCTGACCTCACAATGATCATCAACGGCACCTTGGCCGGTCTGGTGAGCGTTACCGCCGGTTGCGGCAACCTCACCCTGGTGGGCTCCTGGGTTGCCGGTGCAGTAGGCGGCATCATCGTTGTGTTCGCCGTTTCCGCCCTGGATGCTTCCGGCATCGACGATCCTGTGGGCGCGTTCTCCGTGCACGGCGTGTGCGGTGTGTGGGGCACCCTCGTGATCGGTCTATGGGGTGTGGATGGCATGGATCCTGGTGCCGCTGGTATCGGTCTGCTCAACGGTGGTGGCATCTCCCAACTGGGCACTCAGGCCCTCGGTTGTGGTGCTTATGCCATCTGGACTCTGGTCACCTGCTGGATCGCCTGGTCTGTGATCGGCGCCATCTTCGGGGGCATCCGCGTGACCGAATCTGAAGAGGTGGAAGGCCTCGACATCGGTGAGCACGGCATGGAGGCTTATCCAGATTTCGCTTCGGCGAAGTGA
- a CDS encoding cation-translocating P-type ATPase — translation MASEACCQALHSGIDGLSSTDAKLRLASHGPNRLELGEGRSTWRILWDQFSNVMLLMLLAVAAVSGAVALHQRSFPKDAIAILVIVLLNALLGYAQESKAQQALLALRNMAAPLVQVRRDADWQQLSSETLVPGDVIRLEAGDRVPADARLLEVADLAAQEAALTGEAEAVFKRSDPVLAVDTPVLERHNCLFQGTDVVRGRGVAVVTATGMGTQLGQIAGMLNTAGGERTPLQARLDGLAKALVMSALSLVAVVVVLGWLLGQPLLNLLEVSLSMAVAIVPEGLPAVITVTLAIGTQRMVRRAALIRRLPAVEALGSVTVICSDKTGTLTQNRQVVQELRVGCEAVAVSGQGYEPLGRLTSRGLTAPVGAESGCAPGARTLLLQAGVLCSDAEHKQRGDGHWEVLGDPTEGALSVAALKAGIDDFELRSHFRRVAEIPFSSDRQLMAVWIDDPQGALQQPLGVSAAGSTRLLISKGSPETVISLCERWIDGRGVIPLSATQRQWWMDQAQQLAAGGLRVLAFACAPHHPSPSQELQGLVLLGLMAQLDPARPEVGAAVATCRKAGIRPIMITGDHPLTARAIAASIGLACAGSEVLLGRELEQLDDQELRQVVARCNIYARVAPEQKLRIVKALQASGEVVAMTGDGINDAPALKQAHIGVAMGRTGTDVSKEAADMVLLDDNFASIVNAVEEGRLVYANIRRFVKYILGSNVGELLTIGSAPLLGLVGVPLTPLQILWMNLVTDGLPALALALEPGDAQLMQRRPAQPGESIFARGLGRYILRIGVVFALIVISLMLLAERSGWPWPTMVFTTLCLAQMGHALSARSEQPLLQVPAFSNPWLLVAVALTSALQLLLLYVPPLARFFGTTPLSGQELLICVGFSLLLLLYLELEKLYGLGRRRSAADC, via the coding sequence ATGGCATCCGAGGCGTGTTGCCAGGCCCTGCACAGCGGAATTGACGGCCTGAGCAGCACAGACGCGAAGCTGCGTCTGGCCTCCCATGGCCCCAACCGGCTCGAGTTGGGCGAAGGGCGCAGCACCTGGCGGATCCTCTGGGATCAGTTCAGCAATGTGATGCTGCTGATGCTGCTGGCTGTGGCAGCCGTCTCAGGGGCAGTGGCCCTGCATCAGCGCAGCTTCCCTAAGGATGCGATCGCCATTCTGGTGATCGTGCTGCTCAATGCCCTGCTGGGCTATGCGCAGGAAAGCAAAGCCCAGCAAGCCTTACTGGCACTGCGCAACATGGCCGCCCCACTGGTGCAAGTGCGCCGTGATGCCGACTGGCAGCAGCTCTCCAGTGAAACGTTGGTGCCCGGTGATGTGATCCGGCTGGAGGCCGGCGATCGGGTGCCCGCCGATGCCCGGCTGTTGGAGGTGGCGGATCTGGCCGCGCAGGAGGCCGCCCTCACCGGCGAAGCCGAGGCGGTGTTCAAGCGTTCCGATCCCGTTCTCGCTGTGGATACCCCGGTGCTGGAGCGCCACAACTGCCTCTTCCAGGGCACCGATGTGGTGCGCGGCCGCGGCGTGGCCGTGGTCACCGCCACGGGCATGGGCACTCAGCTGGGGCAGATCGCTGGAATGCTCAACACAGCCGGCGGCGAACGCACGCCTTTGCAAGCGCGTCTGGATGGGCTTGCCAAAGCGCTGGTGATGAGCGCCCTGAGCCTGGTAGCCGTGGTGGTGGTGCTGGGTTGGCTGTTGGGCCAGCCTCTGCTCAACCTGCTGGAGGTATCGCTGTCGATGGCGGTGGCGATCGTGCCGGAGGGTCTACCGGCTGTCATCACCGTGACCCTGGCCATCGGCACCCAGCGGATGGTGCGGCGTGCCGCCTTGATCCGGCGGCTTCCGGCGGTGGAGGCGCTTGGCTCGGTGACGGTGATCTGCTCCGACAAGACCGGCACCCTGACCCAAAACCGGCAGGTGGTGCAGGAGCTGCGCGTGGGTTGCGAAGCGGTGGCGGTATCGGGTCAGGGCTATGAGCCCCTCGGCCGCCTCACCAGCCGAGGGCTGACAGCACCAGTTGGCGCTGAGAGCGGCTGCGCGCCCGGCGCAAGAACACTCCTGCTGCAGGCAGGCGTGCTGTGCAGCGATGCCGAGCACAAACAGAGGGGTGATGGTCACTGGGAGGTGCTCGGCGATCCCACGGAAGGGGCCCTGTCGGTGGCTGCCCTCAAGGCCGGCATCGATGATTTCGAGCTACGCAGCCATTTCCGCCGCGTCGCCGAAATCCCGTTCAGCTCCGACCGCCAGTTGATGGCTGTATGGATCGATGATCCTCAAGGTGCCCTTCAACAGCCGCTGGGTGTGAGCGCCGCGGGCTCCACACGCCTGCTGATCAGCAAGGGCTCCCCGGAAACAGTGATCAGCCTGTGCGAGCGCTGGATCGATGGGCGTGGGGTCATTCCCTTATCTGCAACGCAGCGACAGTGGTGGATGGATCAGGCGCAGCAGCTGGCGGCAGGAGGCCTACGGGTGTTGGCCTTCGCCTGTGCGCCCCACCATCCCAGCCCCAGCCAGGAGCTGCAGGGGCTGGTGTTACTGGGGTTGATGGCCCAGCTCGACCCAGCGAGGCCGGAGGTCGGCGCAGCGGTAGCCACCTGCCGCAAGGCCGGCATTCGCCCAATCATGATCACCGGCGATCACCCGCTCACCGCTCGGGCCATCGCCGCCTCGATCGGGCTGGCCTGCGCTGGCAGCGAGGTGCTGCTGGGCCGAGAGCTGGAACAGCTGGATGATCAGGAGCTGCGCCAAGTTGTGGCCCGCTGCAACATCTATGCGCGGGTTGCACCGGAGCAAAAGCTGCGCATCGTGAAAGCCCTGCAGGCCAGCGGGGAGGTGGTCGCGATGACCGGCGATGGCATCAACGATGCCCCAGCCCTGAAACAGGCCCACATCGGCGTGGCCATGGGTAGGACGGGCACCGATGTGAGCAAGGAAGCGGCCGACATGGTGCTGCTCGATGACAACTTTGCTTCGATCGTGAATGCGGTGGAGGAGGGACGACTGGTGTACGCCAACATTCGCCGCTTCGTGAAATACATCCTCGGCAGCAACGTTGGCGAGCTGCTCACGATCGGCTCAGCGCCGCTACTGGGACTCGTGGGTGTGCCGCTCACCCCTCTGCAGATTCTTTGGATGAATCTGGTAACCGACGGCTTGCCGGCCTTGGCTTTGGCACTCGAGCCGGGCGACGCGCAGCTGATGCAACGGCGTCCTGCCCAACCAGGTGAGTCAATCTTCGCCCGAGGGCTAGGGCGCTACATCCTGCGAATCGGAGTTGTGTTTGCCCTGATCGTGATCAGCCTGATGCTGCTAGCGGAGCGATCAGGCTGGCCCTGGCCCACGATGGTGTTCACCACCCTTTGCCTGGCTCAAATGGGCCACGCGCTCTCAGCTCGCAGTGAACAACCGCTGCTGCAGGTGCCGGCCTTCAGCAATCCCTGGCTCTTGGTGGCCGTGGCGCTCACATCGGCGTTACAGCTTCTGCTGCTCTACGTGCCCCCCCTGGCACGCTTCTTTGGCACCACCCCATTGAGTGGGCAGGAGCTACTCATCTGCGTGGGATTCAGCCTGTTGCTGCTGCTGTATCTCGAGCTCGAGAAGCTCTACGGCCTCGGCCGCCGCCGCTCTGCAGCCGATTGCTGA
- a CDS encoding Rrf2 family transcriptional regulator: protein MGFSAKTTYGLLALMELAGVEASGERLQVGEIAARQAMPERYLEQMMTSLRRAGFVRSVRGARGGYLLAKPATEISLADAINCLEGEAEQLEPSQGTCELRLISALAEELRAERVAKLKYITLADFLSKRDAMLQAQTMYFI, encoded by the coding sequence TTGGGATTCAGCGCCAAAACCACCTATGGGCTCCTGGCGCTCATGGAGCTGGCAGGAGTAGAAGCCAGCGGCGAACGCCTCCAGGTCGGCGAGATCGCCGCTCGCCAGGCCATGCCTGAGCGTTACCTCGAGCAGATGATGACCAGCCTGCGCCGTGCAGGCTTCGTTCGCAGCGTGCGCGGCGCCCGCGGCGGCTACCTGCTGGCCAAGCCAGCAACAGAAATCTCCCTGGCAGATGCCATCAACTGCCTTGAAGGCGAAGCTGAACAGCTCGAGCCGAGTCAGGGAACCTGCGAGTTGCGACTGATCAGCGCCCTAGCAGAAGAGCTGCGCGCTGAACGGGTGGCCAAGTTGAAGTACATCACCCTGGCGGATTTCCTCTCCAAACGCGATGCAATGTTGCAGGCTCAGACGATGTACTTCATCTGA